The uncultured Methanomethylovorans sp. genome contains a region encoding:
- a CDS encoding aldehyde ferredoxin oxidoreductase family protein — MFGWTGRTIIVDLTSHSITESRTGAKQAREYLGGRGFGIKLMQELAHPTVDPFSPENLLVFATGPLTGTTVPMSGHYSLITKSPLTYTIFDSNAGGYFGKGMKSAGIDALVISGRSEIPVYLSIYDEDVDIITADHLWGKNTRETTSVLKEKGSVACIGRAGENKVRFANFVNDNLYSSGRGGHGAVAGSKNLKAVVVKGTNDSLIAEPENLEKAVFNAQRLLHSNPVTSKGLSVYGTSVMVNVLDHLDILPAMNFREKKFQNARIISAEKLSQTYESTKTPCDACPLGCRRVLESGLPLPDFDALWAFGPAVGNSDLESIVKANDLCYLDGVDPISCGATIASYLEISGEGIDPGMLLQTVSDISGGSSSLGDGSLSFMRGHDEKDLSMTSKGLEIPGYDPRGMLGLALAYATSNKGACHQSAFMIGPEVLGKPVILDRLVLKGKPSFVKLYQEFAAALDSAVMCPFASFALGESDVAALLSAVTGISYSSQDLLKIGERIWNLERLFNLRAGFTCEDDTLPQRMFSSDGIPEVELKKAIADYYQLRGWDEFGVPHVDKLKQLGIIL; from the coding sequence ATGTTCGGCTGGACTGGAAGAACAATTATTGTTGATTTAACTTCTCATTCGATCACTGAGTCAAGAACAGGTGCAAAGCAAGCAAGGGAGTATCTGGGAGGCAGGGGGTTTGGCATAAAGCTAATGCAGGAACTTGCCCACCCAACAGTCGATCCATTCTCACCTGAAAATCTTCTGGTTTTTGCCACTGGTCCGTTAACGGGGACCACAGTTCCCATGTCCGGGCATTACTCCCTTATTACAAAATCTCCCCTTACTTATACAATATTTGATTCCAATGCAGGGGGATACTTTGGGAAGGGGATGAAATCTGCGGGAATAGATGCTTTGGTAATCAGTGGAAGGTCGGAGATTCCTGTATATCTATCCATCTATGATGAAGATGTAGACATTATAACTGCGGATCATCTATGGGGAAAAAACACACGGGAAACTACATCGGTACTAAAGGAAAAAGGCAGTGTGGCATGTATAGGCAGGGCAGGTGAAAATAAAGTACGCTTCGCAAACTTTGTGAACGATAACCTTTATTCTAGTGGGAGAGGAGGCCATGGGGCAGTGGCAGGCTCCAAGAACCTGAAGGCTGTAGTTGTAAAGGGCACAAATGATTCTCTTATAGCAGAACCAGAAAATCTTGAAAAGGCAGTGTTCAATGCTCAAAGGCTATTGCATTCCAACCCCGTGACCTCTAAAGGCTTGTCTGTTTATGGTACTTCTGTAATGGTAAATGTCTTGGACCATTTAGATATACTTCCTGCAATGAATTTCAGAGAGAAGAAGTTCCAGAACGCTCGCATTATTTCAGCAGAAAAATTATCACAAACTTACGAGTCGACAAAAACACCATGTGATGCCTGTCCACTAGGCTGTAGGCGAGTGCTTGAAAGTGGTCTTCCACTGCCTGATTTTGATGCTTTATGGGCTTTTGGTCCGGCTGTGGGAAATAGTGACCTTGAATCTATTGTCAAGGCCAACGATCTTTGTTATCTTGATGGTGTAGATCCTATTTCATGTGGGGCTACTATTGCGTCTTATCTTGAAATATCGGGTGAGGGGATAGATCCCGGAATGCTTCTACAAACAGTTTCTGATATCTCGGGAGGTAGCAGTTCACTAGGTGATGGCTCTTTATCTTTTATGAGAGGTCATGATGAAAAAGATCTTAGCATGACTTCCAAAGGTTTGGAAATACCTGGATACGATCCAAGAGGAATGTTAGGACTTGCTTTGGCATATGCTACTTCAAATAAGGGTGCATGCCATCAGAGTGCATTTATGATAGGTCCAGAGGTACTGGGTAAACCGGTTATACTTGATCGGCTTGTATTAAAGGGTAAACCTAGCTTTGTTAAGTTGTACCAAGAATTTGCAGCAGCTTTAGACTCTGCTGTAATGTGCCCATTTGCAAGTTTTGCCCTTGGGGAGAGCGATGTAGCTGCCTTGCTGAGTGCTGTGACAGGAATCTCGTATTCTTCCCAGGATTTATTGAAGATAGGTGAGAGGATATGGAACCTTGAGCGATTGTTCAATCTTCGAGCCGGTTTTACCTGTGAGGACGATACCCTACCCCAAAGGATGTTTTCAAGTGATGGTATTCCTGAAGTGGAGCTCAAAAAAGCTATTGCCGATTATTATCAACTAAGAGGATGGGATGAATTTGGTGTTCCCCATGTGGACAAGCTCAAGCAACTTGGAATAATACTTTAG
- a CDS encoding MGMT family protein, translating into MEDLERLCQEMLRYLKGEQVDFSWCKVDLSHFTDFERGVLEQTRQIPYGHTMTYGELATLIGRKGASRAVGYALSKNPYPIIIPCHRVVSSKGMGGFCGSKGPESLLVKCKLLELEGVKL; encoded by the coding sequence ATGGAAGACCTTGAGCGATTGTGCCAGGAAATGTTAAGATACTTAAAAGGCGAACAGGTAGATTTCTCATGGTGTAAGGTAGACCTTTCCCATTTCACTGATTTTGAGAGGGGTGTGCTTGAGCAAACAAGGCAAATTCCCTATGGTCATACAATGACCTATGGAGAATTGGCTACACTTATTGGCAGAAAAGGAGCTTCCAGGGCAGTAGGGTATGCTCTTTCAAAAAATCCATATCCTATTATTATTCCCTGCCACAGGGTCGTGTCAAGCAAAGGTATGGGTGGTTTCTGCGGCAGCAAAGGTCCTGAAAGTTTGTTGGTGAAGTGTAAACTCCTGGAACTTGAAGGAGTTAAGTTATAA
- a CDS encoding matrixin family metalloprotease: protein MIACYFVFVPIQGVYASEDNAYPALSSAPWDHSPVTVYIDEVNVPEHYSPTYSEQVKMAMEYWENGGNGHLGYDPEFKLVDAESDADVYIMWVENMEKNTGAENGVAGFTRPHEVNGKYVQVDIVLEVGDYQGYAWRQYGDANMREVAKHELGHALGLGHSTDRRDIMYPIYDQKDNVNPILVEKTKPFIYVAAIACISLIFFSGINWLRYRGKRRSLEEELLGGKHGRP, encoded by the coding sequence TTGATAGCCTGCTATTTTGTTTTTGTACCAATTCAGGGTGTTTATGCCTCAGAAGATAATGCATATCCTGCTCTTAGTTCTGCACCCTGGGATCATTCACCTGTGACAGTTTATATTGATGAGGTCAATGTTCCAGAACATTATAGTCCTACATATAGTGAACAAGTGAAAATGGCTATGGAATATTGGGAAAATGGTGGCAATGGCCATTTGGGATACGATCCTGAATTTAAGTTGGTGGATGCTGAAAGTGATGCTGATGTCTACATCATGTGGGTCGAGAACATGGAAAAGAATACAGGGGCTGAAAATGGTGTTGCAGGTTTTACACGGCCTCATGAAGTAAATGGTAAGTACGTACAAGTGGATATCGTACTAGAAGTGGGCGATTATCAAGGTTATGCATGGAGGCAATATGGCGATGCCAATATGCGAGAGGTAGCAAAGCACGAACTGGGGCATGCCCTGGGTCTTGGTCATAGTACAGATAGACGTGATATTATGTATCCAATCTATGATCAAAAAGACAATGTTAATCCAATACTTGTAGAGAAGACTAAGCCGTTTATTTATGTTGCTGCTATTGCCTGCATTTCTCTAATATTCTTCTCTGGCATTAACTGGTTACGATATCGTGGTAAAAGACGTTCTCTTGAAGAGGAGCTTCTGGGGGGTAAACATGGAAGACCTTGA